The genomic region CCATTATCCAGCGTTGCAGTAGAGGGCTTCAAAATGCCATCTCAGGGAGTGAAGTTATATGTCCAAGATAAACATGTATTAACTCTTTGTTTTCCTCTCTTCATTTCTTTCTTTGTATTAGCTACATTTTTTGGTTTTTATCATTTGCAGGTGGTCTTGGATAATGGTATACTGCAGGTCACAATATCTAATCCAGATGGCATTGTCACTGCTATTCAATATAATGGCATTGACAATTTGCTTGCTGTTGAAAACCAGGAAGCTGATAGAGGGTAAATATTATTCCTATGCTCTCTCTTTTTTCGCTATTGGATAAAATTTATAATGgacttcttttattttctctattcACTTATTTCTAtcttttttagttaaattctatTATTAGTCTTTATACTTTATAAAAGTTATTGATTTAATCCTTCTACTTTAATTTAGTTACTCTTAATCTCAGTAAATTacgttatttttaaaatttgatgtgaCATACATATTGTCATATGTATAATACCATGCTAACTTACTATTTTCACATCAATAATTGTCATTAGGAGAAGatggattaaattaatttatcattGTACGCTTATTCCaaactagtaattgaatttaatcaAGTATATCTAATTGTTATTGATggatcaagactaaaattttaaaattcaaaagtatgaaaattaaaatttatcaaattcagTACATGGACTAAATCATAGAGACTAATggtaaattttaactttttctttttttttgtgaatAATTATAAAAGTTGACTCCATTTTCTTATGGAATCAAAAGGTATTGGGACCTCGTCTGGAATCTAGCAGGAAGCAAAGGAACAAAGGgtaaatttgacaggtatgtttttttctttttcatgtaTTCGAAAAATCATATCTTATACTAATCGAAATCTGCGTAGAACATAAATGTTGGGATGAATTACTTCAAGTGAGATAAAACTGGAAGTAACATATGCAGGATTGAAGCAACGAGTTTTGAAGTAATAGTGGAAAATGAGGATCAGGTGGAGCTTTCATTTACTAGAACATGGAATCCTTCCCTTGAAGGCAAAGTCGTTCCCTTGAACATCGAGAAGAGGTATTTATAAATTATGTTACTTGAATTCAAATGTgagtgttaaatatatatatatatatatatatatatatatttgaaatactATTTTCAGTTATTTTCATGTATGTAGAGGGTGTATTGGAGGAGAtcggtaaaagtattatggaggcTTTTATATTAAGAGTAAATTACATTTTGGTGGTTCGACTCAAAGAATAGGTAAATTAATCATTGTGCATTATATCAAATAGCAAATTGGTCatttatgttaaaaattttatctatttttgctATTAAAAACTGACGTAGTTAACAGAACAACCAGCAGTAACATGTGGCATGCCATTGTACTTCATATTGATGTCCAGGGACTAGTTTTTAATactaaaatggatgaaatttttaataaaataactaaCTTGCTTTTTTATCTAACATATAatgactaatttgctcattttttgagTAGATAGGTCAAAATGTAATTTAACTCCTAATATAAAatcctccatgatacttttaccgagTGAGTATCATATTATGGAACTCAAGTCTAGATATGCGAGCAACATAACTTATGATTTCAGGGGAGATTGTAACAAAAGCAAAATCCTGTTTTATGTTTTACAGGTTTATAATGCTTCGTAATTCCTCAGGATTCTACACCTATGCAATTTACGAGCACTTGAAGGAATGGCCTGCTTTCAACCTTGACAGGTTCAGGGTTGCATTCAAGTTGAGGAAAGacaagtatgcatatatacatatatttatattgaaaaatgaatttaaaaaaaactcaatgaCGTGTTAAAAGAAATGAACAAGCATTGACCATTGAGTAATTTCAAATGCACAGGTTTCATTACATGGCAATGGCAGACAACAGACAAAGATACATGCCCTTGCCTGATGACCGTTTACCTTACAGAAGCCAAACCTTGGCTTATCCAGAGGCTGTCCTACTGGTTGATCCAATGGAAACTGAGTTTAGAGGAGAGGTTGATGACAAGTACCAGTATTCATGCGAGAACAAGGACAACAGGGTCCATGGATGGATTTGCAATGACCCGCCGGTGGGGTTCTGGCAAATAACTCCTAGTGATGAGTTTCGATCTGCCGGGCCTCACAAGCAAAACCTTACCTCTCACGTCGGCCCGACCACCCTTGCCGTAAGAAAAACCTTACCTTCTTTTTCCACCATAACGTTAGCTTTTAATTACAATCTTACACGACCAAATCGACCAGGTTATGCACAGTGTTCATTATTCAGGAGAGGATTTGATATTGAAATTTGGAAGTAATGAGGCTTGGAAGAAAGTCTTTGGCCCCatttttatttatcttaattCTTTGTCGGATGCTGGAGGTAACCCACTTTCACTTTGGGAAGATGCTAAACAACAGGTTCTAATTTTCTTTAAGTTACTCTCATATGAGTGTCTGaataaagaaaaatgaataaTCATATCTACATACAAGATGTTAAGACTGAAGTTGGAACTTCTAATTTAGATGAGAATTGAAGTTCAAGACTGGCCCTATACTTTCCCTGCTTCTCAAGACTTTCCACAATCCCATCAAAGGGGCAATGTCAGTGGTAGATTACTAGTGAAAGACAGGTAATTTATCTCATTTGGGCTGTTCTATTCAAACCTCTActttttaatcatttaatttgTGAACAATTGAATCTTTTCTTGgtgtcacttttttttttttcaaattgatctTCAGATATGTTTGCAAAGACTACATACCTGCCAATGGTGCCTATGTGGGGTTAGCACCCCCTGGAGATGTTGGATCTTGGCAGAGTGAAGTCAAGGTAATTTCGGATATTCCATAATTTTTCTGTAAATCCGAAGCAGATTCAGATATAAGAACATTCCTTATCAAAGTTCAACATCACATGGTTACCCTTGGGTCAGGGCTATCAATTCTGGACTAGAGCTGATGAAGATGGCTATTTCTGCATTAACAATATTTGGACCGGTGACTATAATCTATATGCATGGGTTCCTGGTTTCATTGGTGATTATAAATATGATGTTATCATCACCCCTAGCGCAGgtcttttactttaattttttctaCTGCAACCTCCTAAGTTGTTGTTTTGAtgaagtatatatattttataacgcGATGTTGCAGGGTATGATATATTCATGGGTGATCTTGTATATGAACCGCCAAGAGATGGCCCTACATTGTGGGAAATTGGAGTCCCGGATCGCACTGCTGCAGAATTCTACGTTCCTGATCCGAGTCCGATGTTTGTCAACAGGTTATATGTTAACCATCCTGACAggttggcttcttttcctgcgaTTTTACGGATTCATCATGtaagatatattttctttttttaagtttataaatATTTGCAGATTTAGGCAGTATGGGTTATGGGAAAGATATGCAGATTTATATCCTGATAGAGATTTGGTTTACACAGTTGGGGTTAGTGACTATACAAAAGACTGGTTTTTTGCTCAGGTCACCAGGTATTCATTCCCCTCTGAATTCTCAATAACATTTCCAGATTCAGAATCCTTAGGTATCTTTGTTTTGGATTGCAGAAAGAATGATGACAACACATATCAAGGAACTACATGGCAAATCAAATTCAAACTAGATTGTGCTGCAAATGAAACCGAAACATACAAACTACGATTGGCATTGGCTACTGCACATGCTGCTGAACTTCAGGTATAGAATTTAATTGTTAAGAGTTTTAACTTTAGATGACTAAACTTTGCACATTAAATTGATTTCTTTGTTTTATGAAGGTAAGGGTCAATGATGATGGAAAGTCTCCTCTATTTTCAAGTGGACAAATTGGTAAAGACAACACAATAGCCAGACATGGTATCCATGGGCTTTACCGGCTTTACCATGTCGGTATTCCGGGGAATCTGCTTCTTGAAGGAGATAACACCATATTTCTAACTCAACCGAAAAGCACCAGCCCTTTCCAAGGAATTATGTATGACTATATTCGATTAGAAGGCCCTGCATCTTCTAATGGAAACAAGAAACCTTAAAATATTTCAGATCTCCACAAAATTGAAGCTAGAAACAGGTTTGAACAAGTTTCTGTCAAAGAAGCATATCCTGTTTCATATTGATTAAACCGTATCTCTGTAGTTGATTTATGTACAACATCAAAATCCCATGGATTCAACAAAATGGAGACTAGGAGAACTCTTGAGGGGAATACCCATATATTTGGATTTGGATTTCAATAATTATGTAAATGATAagaataaaatgcatatattacAGTCAAATTAGTTGAGATTAAATCTAATataattagaaaaatataaaaacatgaatctatcaaatctaaaaatattttaaagatttcaaattcTATCTAGAAAATCCATAAATTTAAGAAAttatcataaatattaaatttccatATAGTAAAAATCTAAATTCAAATTCTGAAACACAACCTGCAAATATTCCTTTATACTTTATCTTTTCTAATCTTCACAGTTTTTTTGTAGCAATTTCATTGAATTTGAAACTTAAGCTTTCAATATTTAAACTAAAACAATGATCTAGAGTAAAAAGTTGTATTGTTATATGATACAATTATAGcccaacaaataaataaatattacacaTTACAACTTTTAATAACCAAACATTATCTTTCATCAATATTTTTCTATAACTTTAGTGTTGAGCATAATTAAAAAACTGAATATTACTATAGATGTTTCAAATAAGCTCAACCTAATTACTTTTGAGATGTGACAGTAAAAAGTGATCGCAATACATACAAgtgttgttagaattaagtgacctaaattttatttaaataaaatacgatggaaaataaaataaaagtaaaatccatatagaactagacttcttttattttattttagaataaggttttaaaccttattaaactccatctattttatattgattaggataaggtgtttcaatcctactagaatatggctttgcaagcctataaatagacatagtctattcctcttgtatttgagtaaaaattttcgacatagtgaattttcttctcctccgcctgtgatttttttttccgaaagggtttccacgtaaaatttatgtgttctttatttttatttattttattctattttatttttcacaaattggtatcgagcttccggttattcatctcgatcacggtaatggcgtctttgaagtatgaaattcattgttggatcgcaacaccgatttgcgttgtaggcaaattaagatgcaagcgcttcttgcacgatggatctagaggatgcccgctaggatagataagatgccttcgacattaatgatgaagagaagaagcgtaaggatcgaaaggcattaacacaattacatctcgcatttgtccaacgaaattttgcaggatgtgatgaaagagaaaactgccacgattatggaagaggctagaacaaatatgtatgtcgaaaactctaacaagcaagttgcatatgaagcggcgtctttatgctcatcgtttggaggaaggtgcgtcagacacctaacacttaatgttgtttaaagaaattctctcaaccttggaggccatggaggttcaagatgataaggaagatctagggttgattctactttgttcgttgccctgccttactcaacctttagagacacgattttatatagccgcgagtctctcacagcttgatgaggtttatgattctttaacctcgtatgataagatgaagcatcttgtggttaaacccaactctcggggagagggtctcattgttcgtgggagacaagaccgaatgttgatgatgatcgtggtagaacacagaacggaatcctcgtggtaaatctaagggtagatcaaatcttcaaacagaggtaaaacttgcaacttcgcaagaagaaagggcacattaaatctgaaagtgctataagctacaaaataagattaaaaggaggtcatgaatcaaaagggaaaacaaattaaaattcctgaagtcgatgttgtagaagactacaacgatggtgaacttctagttgcttcacaatgattctaaagtaagcgaggagtggatattTGATTCAgtcgcaccttccacatgagtcccaatcgggattggtttacaacttatgaaacaaagattcaaggtgttgttttgatgggaaataatgcttcatgtaaaatcgcagtgttggaacaattaaagttaagatgtttgatggagttgtcgtaaCACTTAGtaacgtgcggca from Gossypium arboreum isolate Shixiya-1 chromosome 1, ASM2569848v2, whole genome shotgun sequence harbors:
- the LOC108477109 gene encoding probable rhamnogalacturonate lyase B, whose product is MPSQGVKLYVQDKHVVLDNGILQVTISNPDGIVTAIQYNGIDNLLAVENQEADRGYWDLVWNLAGSKGTKGKFDRIEATSFEVIVENEDQVELSFTRTWNPSLEGKVVPLNIEKRFIMLRNSSGFYTYAIYEHLKEWPAFNLDRFRVAFKLRKDKFHYMAMADNRQRYMPLPDDRLPYRSQTLAYPEAVLLVDPMETEFRGEVDDKYQYSCENKDNRVHGWICNDPPVGFWQITPSDEFRSAGPHKQNLTSHVGPTTLAVMHSVHYSGEDLILKFGSNEAWKKVFGPIFIYLNSLSDAGGNPLSLWEDAKQQMRIEVQDWPYTFPASQDFPQSHQRGNVSGRLLVKDRYVCKDYIPANGAYVGLAPPGDVGSWQSEVKGYQFWTRADEDGYFCINNIWTGDYNLYAWVPGFIGDYKYDVIITPSAGYDIFMGDLVYEPPRDGPTLWEIGVPDRTAAEFYVPDPSPMFVNRLYVNHPDRFRQYGLWERYADLYPDRDLVYTVGVSDYTKDWFFAQVTRKNDDNTYQGTTWQIKFKLDCAANETETYKLRLALATAHAAELQVRVNDDGKSPLFSSGQIGKDNTIARHGIHGLYRLYHVGIPGNLLLEGDNTIFLTQPKSTSPFQGIMYDYIRLEGPASSNGNKKP